From the genome of Candidatus Poribacteria bacterium, one region includes:
- a CDS encoding chlorite dismutase family protein: MNIEQKRPQPPEPLDIREVGAPMDGEPQISDRRLFFQLHVFEGCLDSRRIIEPIEKGSLDAVVYDDLNHPTGSGVLLIAEDPAMLMTASRTLLLKAQEVPDLLYRSEMTMTGRTYSSGREPNLEEWLLNKPRQNVLNPDLPWAIWYPLRRKPEFYRLEHRERGRILGEHAMLGRSYASEGYASDIRLACFGLDTNDNEFVIGLVGPELYPLSRLIQDMRQTEQTTKYIESLGPFFVGKVRKQFSMRHQA; encoded by the coding sequence ATGAACATCGAACAAAAGAGACCTCAACCGCCCGAACCGTTGGATATTCGGGAAGTCGGTGCACCTATGGACGGAGAACCGCAGATTAGTGACCGACGCCTGTTTTTCCAACTCCATGTCTTTGAGGGATGTTTAGATTCCAGACGCATCATTGAGCCGATTGAAAAGGGAAGTTTAGACGCAGTCGTATACGACGATTTGAACCACCCAACAGGCAGTGGTGTGCTTCTCATTGCCGAAGACCCTGCGATGCTAATGACAGCGTCACGAACCTTACTCTTAAAAGCACAAGAGGTTCCTGACCTTTTGTATCGTTCAGAGATGACTATGACAGGTCGAACCTATTCAAGCGGTAGAGAACCCAATCTGGAAGAGTGGCTTCTCAATAAACCGCGTCAAAATGTTCTCAATCCTGACTTGCCGTGGGCGATTTGGTATCCCTTGCGCCGAAAACCTGAATTCTACCGCCTTGAACACCGTGAGCGCGGAAGAATTTTAGGTGAACACGCTATGCTCGGTCGCAGTTACGCCAGTGAGGGATATGCCAGCGACATCCGACTCGCATGCTTCGGATTAGATACAAACGACAATGAATTTGTTATCGGTTTAGTCGGTCCTGAACTATACCCGCTATCACGTTTGATACAGGATATGCGGCAAACGGAGCAAACGACCAAATACATTGAATCGCTCGGTCCGTTCTTTGTAGGGAAGGTTCGGAAGCAATTTTCAATGAGGCACCAAGCGTGA
- a CDS encoding ABC transporter permease — MRNVLAVCTKELYTYFVSPIAYFVCFVFTAISGFLFSIMLITASNSGGTGGFVMGTLFGNMAIILIFFTPVLTMRLFAEERKSGTIELLLTSPITDGQVVLGKFLACCTLVLIMLSLTFLFPLLTQRFGYLDKGLLLSGYLGIFLISSSLLALGMLMSSMCKNQLVAALTSFGILITLWVVGALSARGGSIVQFLSYLSLSEHYHDFARGVILLKDVVYYLSFTGVCLFATFKSIESSKWR; from the coding sequence ATGAGAAATGTGCTTGCCGTTTGCACAAAAGAACTCTACACATATTTTGTCTCACCGATCGCCTATTTCGTCTGCTTTGTTTTCACAGCGATTTCAGGATTCCTTTTTTCCATCATGCTAATTACCGCAAGCAACAGTGGCGGTACAGGCGGATTCGTGATGGGGACGCTTTTCGGTAATATGGCTATCATCTTGATCTTTTTTACGCCAGTATTGACGATGAGACTCTTTGCAGAAGAACGGAAATCGGGAACAATTGAACTCCTCCTCACCTCCCCAATTACAGATGGACAAGTCGTTCTCGGCAAATTTTTAGCGTGCTGCACACTGGTGCTTATCATGCTCAGTCTGACATTCCTGTTCCCACTCCTCACCCAACGTTTCGGTTATCTCGACAAGGGTCTCCTGTTAAGCGGTTACCTTGGTATTTTTCTAATTAGTTCTTCGCTTCTGGCATTAGGGATGCTGATGTCATCAATGTGCAAGAACCAACTCGTCGCAGCATTGACGAGTTTCGGCATCCTCATAACGTTATGGGTGGTCGGCGCGCTCTCAGCCCGCGGTGGATCCATAGTCCAATTCCTGAGTTACCTGTCGCTATCCGAACACTACCACGACTTTGCCCGTGGTGTCATCCTTTTGAAAGATGTTGTCTACTACCTCAGTTTCACAGGTGTTTGCCTATTTGCGACGTTCAAATCCATCGAATCATCAAAATGGAGGTAG